Within the Marixanthomonas sp. SCSIO 43207 genome, the region TTGCTTTCGGCTGTTTTTCGTTTTTCTACTTCATTTTTAAGTTTGTCAACAGTTTCTTCAAGTGTTTTAGTGCGTTGTGCAATTTTTTCTTCAAGGTTTGAGTTTAGATCCAGTATTACCTTTTCTTGTTGTTTTCTTATAGTGATATCACTTACGAGTGCCATCACATACATATTCTCATAAATTTGAAACGGATTAAGTCCTGCTTCTACCGGAAAAGTTGTTCCGTCTTTACGCAAACCATATAAATCACGCCCGTGCCCCATCTGCCTTCTCTTGCTATGATGCATGAAATTTTTAAAATGTCCTGAATGATTGGCTTTATATTTTTGAGGTATAAGAAGGTTGAGATGTTCTCCTAAAAGTTCATCAGTTTCATACCCAAACATAGCATTTGCAGCACCATTGCTAGCTACTACTTCTTGATCTTTGTTTACAATTATTATCCCTTCTGAAATGGCTTCAGATAAGAGCTTAAATATATTGCCTTTTTTTTCTTCAAAAACGTTCACATACCAAAAATAAGAATTTTACTATGGAAGTTTACCATATTAAATTTATTTTATTGCGCCTTAAAGCTATCTTGAAAAAAATTCTAAATTGAAAGAAATCTCTCTTATCAAAATACATATATTTGCAATCTCTAAAAACAAAGCACCTTATTTGTAAGCCCAGGTGCTGGAACTGGTAGACAGGCATGGTTGAGGGCCATGTGTCCATTAGGGCGTATGGGTTCGACTCCCATCCTGGGCACTTACTTTCACACAGATATGATGTTGTTTAGTTTATTTTAAAAAAAACTAAACATTTTTTAAATTTATCTTTTTCTTTTTAGTAATTTGAGCACACCAATTTTAATTGCTTAATGTCTATACAAACTACGTTTAGTATCAAGGATCTTGAAAATTTAAGTGGTATAAAGGCACATACCATTCGTATCTGGGAAAAAAGATACAACCTATTAGAACCAAATAGAACTGATACTAATATTCGAGAGTACAGCTTAGATAGCCTAAAAAAGCTGTTGAATATTTCTTTTTTATATAATAGTGGTTTAAAAATCTCTAAAATTGCTGCGCTTGATGAAGATGAAATCATTAAACTTATTGAAGAATATACAGTTAAAGATAAGGATGCGCATACCATTCAGCTGTTAAAAACTGCTATGTTTGAGTTTAATTATCCGTTATTTCAAAAAACAATTCAAGAATTTGAAAAAACGAATGATTTCAGAACTTTGTTTTTTGATATTTTTATTCCATTACTAACTGAATTGGGAACTTTATGGCACACCGGAACAATTGATCCTGCTCACGAACATTTCATTTCAGAATTGATAAAACAGAAAATTATTGTCAATATTGACTCTTTAAAAAAAGAATCTTTTGATGATACTAAACCTACATTCTGCCTTTATTTGCCTCATCACGAAATGCACGAAATAGGCTTATTATACTGTCATTATGAGGTGTTAAAAGCTGGCTTTAATACCGTTTACCTAGGCCCAAATATTCCACTTGAAAATTTAAAGCATATTGTAAAACATTACCAAAACGTACTTTTTTTATCCTACTTTACTGTAAAGCCTAAAAAAACTCCTTTGGCAAAGTATATAGTTGACTATAGTGATAAAATTGATTCAGAAAAGAAACAATCACTTTGGTTAATGGGTCGAGAAACACAAGAATTAAAAGAAAAAAATACTTTTAACAACATTACAGTTGTACAAAACCACACCGAATTGATTGAGAAACTTAAAATTTTAAAAAAATCATAACATATCTATATCTATTTTTGTTTAATATTTGCTTAAATTTGTTAAACATAATATGAAAAATATCGCAATCATCGGTTCTGGGTTCTCATCATTAGCAGCAAGTAGCTATCTTGCAGCACAAGGCTATACAGTTACTATCTATGAAAAAAATAAAACTGTGGGTGGTAGAGCCAGACAGTTACATAAAGAAGGTTTTACCTTTGATATTGGCCCTACTTGGTACTGGATGCCCGACGTTTTTGAACGTTTCTTTTCAGACTTTAATAAAAAACCATCAGACTATTATAGCCTTACAAAGCTTAATCCTGCTTATAGTGTATACTTCGGAAAAGAAGAGTTTATAACTATTGAAGATACCTTAGAAAAAATATGCAAAGCCTTTGAAGATGAAGAACCTGAGAGTTCAAAAAAACTGAGAAAGTTTATTGCCAAGGCTCAAAACAATTATGATGTTGCTATTAAAGATTTAGTTTACAGACCGGGCGTTTCACCTTTTGAACTAGTAACTCCGGTTACTATGAAGAAAATAGGGCAATTTTTTAGCACTATTAGTAAAGAAGTAAGGAAAGAATTTAAAAACCCGAAATTAATCTCTATTCTAGAGTTTCCGGTATTGTTTTTAGGAGCAAAACCTTCAAATACTCCAGCATTTTACAGTTTTATGAATTATGCAGATTTTGGTTTGGGTACGTTTCACCCAAAAGATGGAATGTATAGTGTTATTGAAGGAATTAAAAATCTAGCCGAAGAACTAGGCGTAACCATAAAAACCAATCAAAACGTTGAAGAAATTATCCTTACAGACAATGTTGCTTCAGCCATAAAAATAAACGGAAAAGATATCAAGGCAGATTGCATTGTAAGTGGTGCAGATTATCATCATACCGAAACGCTGTTACCAAAAAAATTCCGTCAATACTCTGAAACCTATTGGGACAAAAAAATATTTGCGCCTTCTTCCCTATTATTTTACGTAGGGTTTGACAAAAAAATAGAAAATGTAGACCATCATACCCTGTTTTTTGATGTAGACTTTGAAGCTCATTCACAAGCAATTTATGACAATCCAAAGTGGCCAGAAAAACCCTTATTTTATGCTAGTTTTCCTTCAAAAACAGATAACAGTACGGCACCAATAGATAAGGAAGCCGGTATTTTTTTAATACCATTAGCACCGGGATTAGAAGACACACCAGAAATACGAGAAGCGTATTTTGAGAAAATAATGACAAGATTTGAATACCTTACCAACCAAGAAGTAAAAAATTACGTTATATTTAAAGAGTCCTTTTGCGTAAATGACTTTATTGAGCAGTACAACTCTTATAAAGGAAACGCATACGGACTTGCAAATACGTTGTTACAGACTGCATTTTTGCGTCCTAGTTTACAGAGTAAAAAGGTTAAAAATCTTTTTTTTACAGGACAGCTAACAGTTCCGGGGCCAGGTGTTCCACCCTCATTAATTTCGGGAAAACTAGTTGCTGGTTTAGTACAAAAACAAATAGAAAAATCGTGAAAGAAATCTTCGACATAGTATCTAGAACTTGCAGCAAAAACGTAACAAATGCATATAGTACATCGTTTTCACTTGCTACCAAAATGTTGGCACCTACCATTCGCCAAGATATTTATAATATTTATGGGTTTGTTCGGTTTGCAGATGAAATTGTAGACTCGTTTCATGATTATGATAAAGAAACTCTTTTTAATCGTTTTGAAAAAGATTTACACAACGCCTTGAAAGACAAAATAAGTCTCAATCCTATTTTAAATTCTTTTCAGCATACAGTTAATAGATACAAGATTGATCAGCATTTGATAGATTCTTTTATGAAAAGTATGCGCTTAGATTTATCCAAAAAAGAATATATCACCGAAACCGACTATAAAGAATACATTTATGGCTCTGCAGACGTTGTGGGCTTAATGTGCTTAAAAGTTTTTGTAAAAGGCGATACAGAAAAATATGAAGAGCTTAAAGATTCTGCAATGCATTTGGGATCGGCTTTTCAAAAAGTAAACTTTTTAAGAGATTTAAAAGAAGATTTTGAAGATTTGAGTCGAACCTATTTTCCAAATACCAATTTAAAAGCCCTTGATGAAATTTCAAAGCAACGTATTATTGAAGAGATTGAAGAAGATTTTAGTAAAGGCTATGAAGGAATTTTAAAACTTCCTGCCGAAGCTAAATTTGGCGTTTTTATGGCCTATCGATATTACAAGAGATTGCTGAAAAAGTTACAACGAACCCCGGCAATTGAAATTAAAAACACTAGAATTCGTGTTCCCAATTATGAGAAATTTGGGTTATTGACACGAAGTTATGTAAAATACCAATTAAAACTAGTTAAATAGCTATGACAACATTTTTTTGGATTCTTATATTTTTAGCCACCTTTTGTGTAATGGAATTCATGGCATGGTTTACTCACAAATATATTATGCATGGCTTTTTATGGAGCTTGCATAGAGATCACCATCATAAAGACCACAGCAGCTGGTGGGAACGCAATGACTTATTCTTTATATTTTATGCAGTAGTAAGTATATGCTGTTTTATAGGTTGGGAATATTATGGCTTTTGGGCAGGATTACCCATTGGTTTAGGTATTTTTGCCTACGGAATTGCTTACTTCTTTGTTCATGATATTTTTATTCATCAACGTTTTAAGCTTTTCAGAAATGCTAATAATTGGTATGCAAAAGGAATAAGACGTGCTCATAAAATACATCATAAACATCTAGGAAAAGAAGATGGAGAATGTTTTGGTATGCTCTTGCCGCCTTTGCGTTTTTTTAAAAGATAATTAATGAACAGTTTGTATTTATGGCTCAATATTGGGTCATTGAGTATCCCTTTTTTATTTAGTTTTCATCCCAGACTTCAGTTTTACAAAAAATGGCGTTCTTTCTTTCCGGCACTTTTTATAATGATGGCAATCTTTGTCACGTGGGACATCATTTTTACTCATAATGGTTTTTGGGGTTTTAATGATGTTTATCTCATTGGCGTCTATCTTTTTAATCTTCCAATAGAAGAATGGCTGTTTTTTATATGCATTCCATATGCTTGTATCTTTACTCATTATGCGTTACACGAGTTATTTCCGAAGTTTTCTTTATCTGAAAAATTTACCTCAAGGTTTTATGTAATCTTGGTAAGCAGTTTAATTATTTTGTTATGGTACTTCTACAGTAGTTGGTATACACTCATTAGCTTTGTTTATGCATTAGTACTTTTAGGCCTTGTTTATAATTATAGAAAGAGGTGGCTTATGGAGTTTTTACCTACTTATTTTATCATATTTATTCCTTTTTTTATAGTAAATGGAATTTTAACCGGCACCGGAATTGAAGATCAAGTGGTATGGTATAATGACTTAGAAAATATGGGCGTAAGAATGGTAACCATTCCTGTTGAAGACAGTATTTACAACCTCGGAATGCTATTAACAGTATTTGTTCTAACCGAATATTTTGAAAAAATATATACTAAAACTCAAAAAGCATGAGTACCATCACAGCAGATGATAAAAAGTTTATGAAACGTGCTATTGCCCTAGCTGAAAAAGGAATGAATGCTAATGCAGGAGGACCTTTTGGAGCGGTCATTGTAAAAGATGGAAAAATAATAGCCGAAGGTCATAATTGTGTTACTTCTACCCACGACCCTACTGCGCATGCCGAGGTTGTTGCCATTCGAAAAGCGTGTGAAAAGTTAGGTTCTTTTCAATTGACAGACTGTATAATTTATACCTCTTGTGAGCCTTGCCCTATGTGTCTTGGCGCTATTTATTGGGCGCGTCCAAAAAAGGTTTTTTATGCTTGTACCAGAGAGGATGCAGCAGAAATAAACTTTGATGATCAATTTATCTATGACGAATTAGATAAGAAAATTAAAGATAGAGTTATCAATTTTACAAACATTCTTCGAGAAGAAGCGGTAACTGTTTTTAATAAATGGAGTACTAAAAACGATAAGACCCTTTACTAGATTGATTCTTCTAGTAACCTATCCAAAATTTCTCTTGTTTTTTTGCTATCCCAGTCTGCAACACCTACTTTATTAACACGTATCTCTCCATCTTTGGCAATTACATAGGTAGTTGGTAAAGAACTTGATGTCAATAACCTTGGTGCTTTGCTGGTTTGTATATACACAGGAAATGTATATTCTTTTTTATCCATAAAACGTTGTACTACTTCTTTTTCTTCAGAGGTTACAAAATAAAAATCAACTTTATTTCCGTAGGCATCATACAGTTTTTGAAGAGAAGGCATTTCAGCAATGCAAGGGGGGCACCACGTTGCCCAAAAGTTAATTAAAACTACTTTCTTTTTTGATTCTGAAAAGTATTTGGTTCCTCCCTCTAGCTGCTCTAATTGCCAAGTATAGTCTTGAAGTACTTCACTTTCTTCGGCATCAATTTCAGAAGGGCTAAAAGATACCAGTCGCTGAATAAATACCTGTATGGGCATTCTCGTTTGTGGTAGTAATAATAAAACTAAAACACCAATAAACAGAAGGTTACTTTTATTCTTTTGAATGAATAACTTGATTTTTTTCATAAAATTTTGTTAATATTCTCATTTTGTCCACTTAATTTGCCTTTTATTTTTAGCTTTATATACATTCTCAGTGGTCAACAAATCTATTATCAAATGAAATTAAAAGTACTTATATTTTTTCTCATTACATACCCAGTTTTGTCACAAGTAGGTATTGGTACAACTAGTCCTAATGCAACATTAGACATTAATGGTGATTTAATTATCGGTGAGGTAGTTGACGAGATTGATAATACTGTAGCAGAAAGTTCAATATTAGTCTCCTCAGGTACAGGTTTGGTAAAAAAAGTATCTTCAAAGCAAGTATATGAAAGTAATATAAAAACGGCCATTAAAGGAAATTTTTCTACCGGCGGTACAACAATAGGAATCACCCTAGGGTCAAATTATGCAATTGTTCCTTTCAATAATTTGGATTTTGATGTTAATAATGAATTTGATACAGCTACATACACTTTTACAGCAAAACAAGATGGAATTTATGATATTTATGCTCAAATTAATTCATCTGGAGGACTTGCAGTTTCAACAAATTATGGTATTCAAATCTTGAAAGGTACCGAGGTTATTGCACAGCAAAATTTTGCTAATATAAGTGTCTCTTTGGTAGTAGGAAGCATAAATGTAACGCCGCCTGTAAGAAGTGTTCAAACTTTAGTTGAGCTTTCAGAAAATGAAACAATTCAATTTCGATTATTTACAAATTTGGCTAGTGTTAGTCTACTACGCTCAAAAACTGATAGTTTTTTTACCATTCACCAAATACGATAATTTTACTCCCCGGTAATTTTTTTTTAAAAAAACTCCTTTCAAAAAAATTGAAAGGAGTTTTTAGTATGTAAAAAATAAATATCAGTTAGGCATTCTGCTTCTTGATTAAATTAAGTGCAGAACCTTCACGATACCATCTTATTTGAGCATCATTGTACGTATGGTTAGCCATTATCGTGTCTTTACTTCCATCTTTATGAACCACTTCAATTGTCAAGGGTTTATTAGGAGCAAAATCTGCTATATCCAAAAAGTTGAACGTATCGTCCTCTTGAATTAAATCATAATCTGATTCATTTGCGAAGGTTAATCCTAGCATCCCTTGCTTTTTAAGGTTTGTTTCGTGGATACGAGCAAATGATTTTACCAAAACAGCAGCTACTCCTAAGTGTCTAGGCTCCATTGCTGCGTGTTCACGAGAAGATCCCTCTCCATAGTTATGATCTCCTACTACAATTGTTTTAATTCCTTTTGCTTTATATTCACGTTGTACATCCGGAACGCCTCCGTATTCACCGTCTAATTGGTTTTTAACAAAGTTTGTTTTTTTGTTATATGCGTTTACCGCTCCAATTAAACAGTTATTTGAAATATTATCTAAGTGTCCTCTATAACGCAACCAAGGTCCAGCCATTGAGATATGGTCTGTTGTACATTTTCCAAATGCTTTGATCAATAGTTTTACACCTTGCAACTCAGAATCTTGAATAGGCTCAAAAGGAGTTAATAGCTGAAGTCTTTCACTATCTTTAGCTACTTTCACTTCTACTCCGCTTCCATCCTCTCTTGGTTCTACATATCCATTTTCTTCTACTTCAAATCCTTGTGGTGGTAACTCAATACCGCGTGGTTCATCAAGTTTTACCTCCTCTCCATCTTCATTTACCAAAGTATCGTGCATAGGGTCAAAGTCTAAACGACCAGAAATAGCAATCGCTGCAACCATTTCAGGAGAACCTACAAAGGCGTGTGTATTTGGGTTTCCATCGGCACGTTTTGAAAAGTTTCGGTTAAAAGAGTGAACAATTGTGTTTTTTTCTTCTCCTTTGCGGTCACTACGGTCCCATTGACCAATACAAGGTCCGCAGGCATTTGTAAATACAGTTGCTCCAAGATCTTCAAACACGTTTAATAATCCGTCACGCTCAGCTGTAAATCTAATTTGTTCACTACCCGGGTTAATTCCGAAGTCACTTTTCGGCTTTAGTTTTTTATCAATTGCTTGTTGAGCAATAGACGCAGCGCGCGTTAAATCTTCATAGGAAGAGTTGGTACACGAGCCTATTAATCCCCAATCAACTTTTATAGGCCAATCGTTCTTTTTGGCTTTTTCACCCAACTCTCCAACGGGCGTTGCTAAGTCTGGGGTAAATGGCCCGTTTAAATGTGGACGCAATTCAGAAAGGTTAATTTCAATTACTTCATCAAAATACTGTTCAGGATTTGCGTATACTTCATCATCGCCTGTTAAGTACTCTCTAATTTTATTTGCCTCATCAGCAATTTCTTCTCTATCTGTTGCTCTTAAAAAGCGCTCCATAGAATCATCATACCCAAAAGTTGAAGTAGTTGCTCCTATCTCGGCACCCATATTACAAATAGTACCTTTACCGGTACAAGATAGATTTTTTGCACCAGGCCCAAAATATTCTACAATAGATCCAGTACCTCCTTTAACAGTAAGGATTCCGGCAACTTTAAGAATTACATCTTTTGACGCTGTCCAACCGTTTAGTTCACCGGTTAATTTTACACCAATTAGCTTCGGAAATTTAAGTTCCCATGGCATTCCGGCCATTACATCTACTGCATCAGCACCACCTACACCAATAGCTACCATACCAAGACCTCCGGCATTTACGGTATGCGAATCGGTACCAATCATCATTCCTCCCGGAAATGCATAATTTTCTAATACTACTTGGTGAATAATTCCTGCTCCTGGTTTCCAGAAACCAATTCCATATTTGTTTGAAACAGACTCTAAGAAGTCAAAAACTTCATGGCTCGTTTGATTCGCACTTTGTAAATCTTTTGCGGCTCCTTGTTTTGCCTGAATTAAGTGATCACAATGTACGGTAGTGGGTACAGCAACTTTATCTTTCCCGGCTTGCATAAATTGTAACAAAGCCATTTGAGCTGTTGCATCTTGACACGCAATTCTGTCTGGTGAAAACTCAACGTAATCTTTACCACGTTCAAAGGCTTCAGTAGGTTTTCCATCCCAAAGATGGCTATAAAGAATTTTTTCAGAAAGGGTTAAAGGTTTCCCGACTATCTCACGTGCTTTGTCAACACGTTCTGCCATCTGGGAATACACCTTTTTAATCATGTCAATGTCAAATGCCATAGTTATATATTTAATTTTTTTTGAAGTTCTGCGAAATTACGAAATTTCATTATAATTTAAAAATGTTTAACGAACTGCGCTAAAAACTGTTTATTTTACAAAGAATTAAAATATTTGATATAAATAATTATCAATTACGTAATTTTTAATATACAAAATTATGAATTTGAAAATCCTTAGGTTTTCAAAAGATTGAAAAGCGAATAAAATGTACTAAAAAAGTTTGATTCTAAATAAGACTTAAACACCTACTTTTTATACATCATCAATAATTTGACAATTGCAATTATTGAACCTACCACAACAGATAAAGAGCCTATTGCAATAAATATTGTAGCATCAACAAAACCAAATTTCCAATGCAAAATTTTAAAAAGAGCGCCAATTGTAATAAGCAACATACCTACAAAAAAGAATATAATAGGCAGTAAAAGCTTTTTAAAATCCATTAAAACAAGCTTTTTATGATTTTTTCAATCGTTAAGCCTTCAGCTTCGGCTTTATAATTTTTTATCATTCTATGACGTAAAATGCCAGTTGCTACTTTTTGTACATCTTCTATGTCTGGTGAAAACTTTCCGCTCAAAGCAGCATTTGCTTTGGCAGCTAGAATAAGGTTTTGAGAAGCCCTTGGTCCTGCTCCCCAGTCAATGTAATTTTTTACAATCTCTGGAGCAGCTTCGCTGTTGGGACGTGTTTTTCCAACCAATGATACGGCATACTCAATTACATTGTCTGCAACCGGTATTTTCCGAATAAGTTGTTGGTATTCTATAATTTCTTCTGAAGTAAATAATGAGTTTACTGTATTTTGAACACCGGCAGTGGTAGATTTTACTACTTCAACTTCTTCAGAAAAGGAAGGATAATCTAAGTTTATGGCAAACATAAACCGGTCTAGTTGAGCTTCAGGCAACGGATAAGTTCCTTCTTGCTCAATCGGGTTTTGAGTTGCTAATACAAAATAAGGCAAGTCTAGTTTATAATGTTCTCCAGCTACCGTTACAGCGCGTTCTTGCATCGCTTCCAGCAAAGCAGCCTGGGTTTTGGGTGGAGTTCTATTAATTTCATCAGCCAAAATGATATTGGCAAATATGGGCCCTTTTATAAATTTAAAGTTTCGGTCTTTATCTAAAATTTCAGAACCTAAAATATCACTCGGCATTAAATCTGGAGTGAACTGTATTCTTTTAAACTGTAAACCCAACGCCTGTGCAACTGTATTTACTAAAAGGGTTTTTGCCAGACCCGGAACACCAATCAACAATGCGTGACCTCCTGAAAATATAGAAAGAAGTACTTGCTCTACCACCTCATCTTGCCCTACAATGACTTTGTTAATCTCTGAGCGTAAATCGGTGTATTTTGAAACGAGTTGTTTAACGGCTGTTACGTCTGACATATTTTTGGTTAAATGTTTATAGTTAAGGCTTCTGACAGTTATTTTTTCATCCAGTTACTTGCAAAATCACAATCTGAATAATCTTCATTCACCTTTACATAGGTTTCTTTAATTTTTTCATTTTGCCACTCTTCAATAGCCTTAACTTGTTTTTGTTTTAATGCTAATTCTTTTACTTTCTCATAATCTTTTGAGAAATCTGCCTCGTGCTCTTCATAGCGGCGAGTTACGGTAAGAAATTTGAATTTTGTTTTTCCGGTTCTATCTCTATCAGAATATACTTTTGAAATTTCATTGGCCTTTAAGTTATAAACTTGGGCACTTAATGAAGGATCCATTTTTGTTAATTCAAAACGTGTATCTCCTGAAACCGGATTAACCAATTGACCACCACTTAAACGGGTTTCTTTTTCATCTGAATATCGCATTGCAGCTTCTTCAAAGGATAGTTCACCGTTTACGACTTTGGTACGAACGCTATCAATTTTGGCTCTAGCAGCTTCTACAGTAGCTTGAGAAACATCTGGTAAAATTAAAATATGTCTTACATCAAGCTCCTGCCCTCTTACTTTATCTACCTGTAGAATGTGAAAACCAAATTCTGTTTCAAAAGGCTCACTTACTTCTCCTTCTTGAAGAGAAAAGGCAGTATCGATAAACTCTTTTGCTAAAGGTGATTTTTTCTGAATACCTTTATACAAACCTCCTTTTGAGCTAGAACCCGGATCTTTTGAATACAAAACAGCTTTGGTTGCAAAACTGGCTCCGTTTTCAACAATATCACGACGTATTTCATTTAATCTATTAATTACATCTTGACGTGCTTCTTCAGTTATTTCTGGCTCAACAACTATTTGAGCTACTTCAACCTCTGCGCCAAAAACCGGACGTTCATCTTCTGGAATAGAAAAGAAAAATTCTCTTACTTCTTCTGGAGTAACCTCAACATTTTCTACAATTTTACGTTGCATCTCACTTGCCAACTGTAGTGTTTTGTTAACTTCAAAAAGTTCTTGCCTTAATTGAGCAATATTATCTTTTCTGTAATATTCTACTACTTTTTCTTCACTACCCAATTCACTAATCATATAATCAAGCTGCTGACCTATTTGTTGGTTAATTTGTGTATCTGAAACTACAAGACTATCTATTTTTGCTTGGTGCGCGTATAGCTTGTCTTCCATCAGCTTTCCTACCAATTGACAACGACTTATATCTTTAATTTCAATACCTTGTTGTTGCATTTCAAGGTAACTTTTATCAATATCGCTATCGAGAATAACGTACTCTCCTACCACGGCACTTACGCCTTCAGCTTTGTAACGCTTAAATGGTTTGATAGAATCTACCTTTTTTTCTGAAACTTTTATTGAATCTTCAGCTTTGTTTTTTACTACGCCTGTACTATCTACCGTCACTACTTCTTGAGCAAGTACAAGACTTGATAAAAGTAAAAAGAACGCTGTCATTGCATTTCTGCTATTCATAGATTTCAAAGTTTTTATTATTAAGTGCATCTTTTGTAATATCCTTTTCTAGTTTTTTTATTAATTCTAGCTTTCTTTGATTCAAAATTATTTGTTCAATTGTAGGCGAAACATAAGAAAGCGGTGCTATATCGCTTGTTTTTAAAACATCTTCAATTTTGACCAAATATACTCCTAATGAATCTTGTACTTGTGTAAAATTTGATTTTTTTAACAATTCGCTTTCTTTGTCTTGCAACGCAGGAAACGTTTGTAACAACGCATCTTTTTTTACCCAAGTAGAGTCATTAAAATTATAGTGAGTAAATTGAATACTTATATCATC harbors:
- a CDS encoding MoxR family ATPase; the encoded protein is MSDVTAVKQLVSKYTDLRSEINKVIVGQDEVVEQVLLSIFSGGHALLIGVPGLAKTLLVNTVAQALGLQFKRIQFTPDLMPSDILGSEILDKDRNFKFIKGPIFANIILADEINRTPPKTQAALLEAMQERAVTVAGEHYKLDLPYFVLATQNPIEQEGTYPLPEAQLDRFMFAINLDYPSFSEEVEVVKSTTAGVQNTVNSLFTSEEIIEYQQLIRKIPVADNVIEYAVSLVGKTRPNSEAAPEIVKNYIDWGAGPRASQNLILAAKANAALSGKFSPDIEDVQKVATGILRHRMIKNYKAEAEGLTIEKIIKSLF
- a CDS encoding peptidylprolyl isomerase, with protein sequence MNSRNAMTAFFLLLSSLVLAQEVVTVDSTGVVKNKAEDSIKVSEKKVDSIKPFKRYKAEGVSAVVGEYVILDSDIDKSYLEMQQQGIEIKDISRCQLVGKLMEDKLYAHQAKIDSLVVSDTQINQQIGQQLDYMISELGSEEKVVEYYRKDNIAQLRQELFEVNKTLQLASEMQRKIVENVEVTPEEVREFFFSIPEDERPVFGAEVEVAQIVVEPEITEEARQDVINRLNEIRRDIVENGASFATKAVLYSKDPGSSSKGGLYKGIQKKSPLAKEFIDTAFSLQEGEVSEPFETEFGFHILQVDKVRGQELDVRHILILPDVSQATVEAARAKIDSVRTKVVNGELSFEEAAMRYSDEKETRLSGGQLVNPVSGDTRFELTKMDPSLSAQVYNLKANEISKVYSDRDRTGKTKFKFLTVTRRYEEHEADFSKDYEKVKELALKQKQVKAIEEWQNEKIKETYVKVNEDYSDCDFASNWMKK